The genomic window GCTTCGTATACACTCCGCGACTCTGCTCAATCGCGGACCCCGTTAGGCCACCGGAGGTCGGAATTGGACGAAGTGCCCGACCATCTGAGGCGGTATCCGACCAAGGCCGGGCGGGAAGCGCTCGCAGCCCGGCTCGGCCTGACTATCGACCCGCATTCCCAGGATTGGGAGTGGGAAGTGGCCGGGCCGCCGCATTTCGACGCGTGGCTGGCGACGTACCAAAACGCAGCGCTTTCGGACGACGAGCGATTCTCGCTGATGGAGATGTTGATCCAGTGTGTTGAGGGCATGGTGCCCCTCCGGGGGCTGCCGGAGGAGGTCGAGGATCTGCCGCAATGGCAACCCGTCGCGGCTCTGCTGAAGGCCAACCCACGACTGCATGCAAGCAGCATCGCCTATTGGTCGATTTTTGGCCGCGACGATCCCGAGGAGCACTTCCGAGTTTCCGTCCCGATGCGGAAGGTATGGGCTGCGGTGAAACCAGAACTGGCCGAACAAGGTGCTGCAGCAGCCGGCGGGGGCATGTAGGCTTTTTCCAGGCATAGTCTTTGCAGCCCCCGCCGCTGCTGAGCTATGTCGTTCTATGGCGGAGGTTCGCGACTTGGATCGGTCATCGGTACTCGCTTATCTACGTGGGCTCACCGCGAAGCAGTTCGCGGTATTGTTCTACGAATCTGTTGAGGGCGTGCACCCGTGGCCGGGCGAGGAGCAGTTGTACGACGTTCGCCTCGTGCTCGGCTACGCGAGTCGCGATCTAGACGACGACAATCCGAATGCGCCGTGGCAGTTGTCGCTCGTTTGCCCGGTGCCGAACGAGAAATGGGTCGATCACGCTCCGATTTGTCAGCATGGAAGCCACTGCGACTACGACACAATCAGTTGGGCAAAGCACTCGGTATGTCCGATCTGCCATGGCGAAGTCTACGGAACCTGACGGCGCTCCGGCCACCATAGAACCAACGGATGAAGCTGACTGGGGCCGCCATCCTGGTTTCGCGCGGCATGAAGGTTTTGCAGGCGGCCCCGGCAGCTTATCCTTATCGTTAAGCCGGCCTGCGGCCGGCTTAACGGGTCCGCGATTGAGCGTATACTAAAAGTGACGGCCGCAAGCGGCCTAACCAGCGATTGGAGCAGGAATCGCTTCGTATACACTCCGCGACTCTGCTCAATCGCGGACCCCGTTCGATGATACAAGGTTGTAGGCTAATGGACACTGACCCTCAAACCATAATTCTTAGAGAAGTCGCCGCTCGTGTGGATGCTCGGCAATCTTGGGGTAGCTTTCTCACGAAATTTGGGATCGACAAATCCCGCTTTCAGGATTATGAATCTGGTGCGGAACGTATGTCATTCGACTCACTTTCCGCTGCATGTCAATTTGTTGATCTCAGTTACACTGATTTTCTTTCTGATGAATTTGAGTTAACCGAATTTCGTAAAACCCTAGATGCTGTGGGCAGCAGACAAAGATTGATCTATGAACAAGTTTCTGAGAATAATGTCCTACCGGTTGAAAAAAGTACGAATGCACCTTGTGAGGTGGCGATTGCTCACCCAGATTTCGACTTCGATGCATTTGTTTCCCATGCGTCTGAAGATAAAGCAGATTTTGTTCGGCCTCTCGTCGATTGCTTGAAAAAAAAAGGGCTGCGGATTTGGTACGATGAGCATGTTTTATCAGTTGGAGATAGTCTTCGCGAAAAAATCGACGCTGGATTGGCATGGTCACGTTATGGCATTGTCGTCGTCTCTCCTGCCTTTTTAAAAAAGAATTGGACCAAACGTGAGTTGAATGGCTTAGTTGCAAAACAAATTGAAGGGCCGCGAGTCATCCTGCCAGTTTGGTACAATGTTACACACTCTGAGGTTCTTAGTTACAGCCCTCCCTTAGCGGATGCTGTAGCGCTAGATTCAACACGCTTCTCTATCGTTGAAATTGCAGAGCGGTTAGCAACCTTCATATCCAACAGAACGTCTCCCAAGTGATCACCTAACAAGCGATTGAAGCAGGAGTCGCTTCGTATTCACTCTGCGACTCGACTCAATCGCGGGACCCGTTATGCAATTGGAGAAACAGCTGCTGAACGACACGGTCCTTAAGAACTGGACACTGCGGCTTTCTTTGGCCATCGCTGGTGCGTTGCTCGAGCTTGCGCCACAGGTCGGCGCCGAACCGCTGGCGATGCTGGCCTTGGACTGCCACCCTTGGCATGGCAACATTGGTATCGCGGCTCTCACTGCAAAGGAGGTCGCCGACAAAGCCATTAACGATCCAGCCGAGATGGCAGCATGGCGATTTTTCGATTTCGCTCGTGATTTCGGCTCGTGGCAAGTTGCGACCGTGTTGGGCCAAGAGATGAAATCGGCGTATTATTCGGGCGAGCGTCCAGCTGTTGTCAAAGCATTCTTCAGCGCGTGCGCGATAGCAATTACATCCAGTGTCGTTGCTGAAGCAATTGCGGGTTTCGTCCGTGTTGATGGATTCAGACTTAGTGTGGCGCACCCAGACGATGGGCGTGAGTTCGTGTCTTGAGTAGGCCGGGCTTAACGGGTCCGCGATTGAGCATACAGTAAAGGTGGCGGCCGCAAGCGTCTATGTGAGCGATTGGAGCAGGAATCGCATCGTATCCACTCAGCGACTCTGCTCAATCGCGGATCCGGCTCAGCGGTGGAGGGTGTCCAGGATGGCAAAGCTTCGGCTGACGCGGATCGAGCCACCCGACTAGACGACGCAACCGGACATCAGCATCTTCCGCGTAACCGTCGCAGAGTATGCAGCCATCCAGCGACTCGTCGTCCATCTAAGCGAAGGCACGCCGAACCAGGCGATGGAAACTAAATACTCCTGCGGTTAAGATTTTTTTGCAGTTCTCTGCTCTTTCTGGTCAAGATATGTGCGGATGGCGATATCGAGTTGATTCACCCCACCTGACCAACGCCCTAAAAACGAACCCGCAGTAAAATACGCACGGCCGGACTGGGAATATTCATCACGATAATCGATCCGAACCCAATACATGGGCATATTGGCAATCACAAAGATACTGATCACGATTAAAAAGATGTACAACACTGGATCATCCAGGCTAAGGGTTTTAAACGCACCCATCCCTGCCATTAACATCGTTAACGGGATTGAGACTGCCAGGCTAACAATCGTTTGCCAACTGATAATCGGCCCTACAATCTGGAGATCAGGATTGATGAATGTTTGTGGGCCTTTCCCCCCAAAAAAGCAGATCCCCTTGGATGTGGGGCCGATTGCTCCGCGATCAACATACCAACCAATCTTCCACCAGGCAAATAAATGCTTTTCCGTGGCATACCACAAACCTGAAGCCAAATCATTCGATGTATCTCGAGATTGCTTCTGTGGCACAGACTGTTGTTTTTGAATGGGCCGAACAGTAACATCTTCATTACATTCCGGACAAACAACATCCCTGAAGCCAGGTAGTTTTACACCACAATGTGGGCAGGCATCTATCATTTTGGTTCTCCATCGATCGAATCAGGTGCTACCAGTATCTGAAAACGGGGTCCGGAAAACAGGCACATTTTGAAATTATCATGAGTTGGAAAGAGTTTTCAATCATTTCGATTAACCCACATTCATTGCAGGTGGGGCATTTCTCATTGCTGGAAAGCTGATTTTCGGTTACAATTAACACTACGCAATTTGGAAATCTGCCGGTACCCACCGTGGGAGCGAGTTATTAAGAAATCTTCATCTCCAAACCGCGCAATCACACGTCGCACTCTGCTGCAAGCAGGGCACGTGGGGCTTTACGGGTGGGCAGCGAGTCATTTTCTGGCTGGCACCCCAAATATTGCACAGGCCACCACCAAAACAGTGGGCAAGGCGAAATCATGCATTTTCATTTTTGCCTGGGGTGGGCCTTCCCAACTGGATACGCTGGATCCGAAGCCGAATGCCCCCGAAGAGATTCGTGGGCAGTTCAAGCCAATTGCTACCAGCATCCCAGGGGTACAGTTCAGTGAACATTTTCCCAAACTTGCGAAAATGGCCGACCGCCTTACCGTGGTGCGTTCATTGACGCACGATGACCCCGCCCATTTGTCGAGTGTGCACCACCTGACAACGGGCCGACTGGCACCCAAGCCGAAATCAGACGCTGAACCACCTTCCAGGCGGGATTCCCCACCGTTAGGGTCGGTGCTGGCACAGTTCCGCCCGGTTGCGGATGGTTTTCCGGCATTTATCACCCTGCCATGGATTGTTTCCCACCCCGCCGCACCCGGTGGCATGGCACCTGGCCAGCACGCAGGCTGGCTCGGCACGAAATTTGATCCGTTTGTCATTTCCGGCGATCCCAACCACCCACAGTTCGAGGTGCGGGGCCTGAAGCCCAATCAGCACCTGCCAGAAACACGTATGGACACCCGGCGTCATCTGCTGGCACAACTTAATGGTGGTGCGGTTCAACAGATGCAACAGAAAGGCTTCGATCTGTTGACCTCAGCGAATGTCCAAAGAGCTTTCAATATTCATGAAGAATCCCCCGCCACACGGGATCGGTATGGCAGAAACATCCACGGACAGTGCCTGTTAATGGCCAGAAGGCTGGTTGAAAATGGCGTGCGGGTGGTCAACATCAACTGGCACCAGGATGGGAAAAACTTCTGGGACACCCACGGCGACAATTTTAATCGGCTGAAACGCGATCTGATGCCACCCACCGATGCCGGTTTGACCGCACTGCTGGACGATCTGGCGGTGCGTGGCATGCTGGATGAAACCCTGGTGGTATGGGTGGGGGAATTTGGCCGCAAACCGGAGATTACCAGGAACAATGCAGGCCGCGAGCATTGGCCGTTCTGTTACAGTGGCCTGCTGGCAGGTGGGGGAATCCGTGCAGGGTATGTGCATGGTAGTTCGGATCGCTTTGCCGCCCACCCGGCTGAAAATCCTGTGTCACCCGCAGACCTGACTGCAACACTTTATCACGCGATGGGCATACCAGCAGACACCCACCTGAATGATCTGCAAAACCGCCCCGTCAGAATTACGGAAGGCTCAGTGATCCACGATTTGTTCCAATGAGTTGTCCAGCGTCGCCTACATCACGATTTCAAGCCATGTCTCTCCAAGTAAGTGACAGTAATTCAGTTTCAAAACACTCACTTGTTACGCTGGTAAGATTT from Zavarzinella sp. includes these protein-coding regions:
- a CDS encoding toll/interleukin-1 receptor domain-containing protein → MDTDPQTIILREVAARVDARQSWGSFLTKFGIDKSRFQDYESGAERMSFDSLSAACQFVDLSYTDFLSDEFELTEFRKTLDAVGSRQRLIYEQVSENNVLPVEKSTNAPCEVAIAHPDFDFDAFVSHASEDKADFVRPLVDCLKKKGLRIWYDEHVLSVGDSLREKIDAGLAWSRYGIVVVSPAFLKKNWTKRELNGLVAKQIEGPRVILPVWYNVTHSEVLSYSPPLADAVALDSTRFSIVEIAERLATFISNRTSPK
- a CDS encoding DUF1501 domain-containing protein, with translation MGLYGWAASHFLAGTPNIAQATTKTVGKAKSCIFIFAWGGPSQLDTLDPKPNAPEEIRGQFKPIATSIPGVQFSEHFPKLAKMADRLTVVRSLTHDDPAHLSSVHHLTTGRLAPKPKSDAEPPSRRDSPPLGSVLAQFRPVADGFPAFITLPWIVSHPAAPGGMAPGQHAGWLGTKFDPFVISGDPNHPQFEVRGLKPNQHLPETRMDTRRHLLAQLNGGAVQQMQQKGFDLLTSANVQRAFNIHEESPATRDRYGRNIHGQCLLMARRLVENGVRVVNINWHQDGKNFWDTHGDNFNRLKRDLMPPTDAGLTALLDDLAVRGMLDETLVVWVGEFGRKPEITRNNAGREHWPFCYSGLLAGGGIRAGYVHGSSDRFAAHPAENPVSPADLTATLYHAMGIPADTHLNDLQNRPVRITEGSVIHDLFQ